DNA sequence from the Falco biarmicus isolate bFalBia1 chromosome 5, bFalBia1.pri, whole genome shotgun sequence genome:
CTTGGGACTCTTTTAAGAGTTCACACTCCAACCAAATATACTTGGTTACTCCAGTCATGGCTCAGGATTCTTCCCAAGCAgcaattttgtttccttataACTGACCTTTAATTTATAATGTATCCTAGACCTTGAGAGGGGTTTGCTTTAGAAAACTTTATCTAGTGTTTTTCTGATTACACTTCTCAGCCATATTTTCTCTCCTTACAGTAGCACACTATCATTTCTATGAGAAGTAAATTCAAAATTGACTCAAACCCAAAAATGTCAGGAGTTTTCTAGGAACAGCAAAATGGCTGGACGCATGCCAAAGTCGTACTACTTGGCAGCAGGAACTCTGTCATGTACAAATGGGGCTTTTAAATTGCCTGAAAAAAAGCCGCCTTGGCCTAGACCCCCAGTAGATTCAACGCCTGTGTTTTTCTGAGCAATATAATTTTACTGTTACAACCTGCGATAATATTActgcagtaataataataataataataatgatgaatTTCCTATTAATATCAGACTGAATTGGATTAGGGGGCAGTCTTTGGTTGTGCTGGCACCACGAGTGTCACTCGGATGACAGCCTTTGGCTGCAGGCACCACGGAAACACAGCAAGAGACATGTCCTGCTCCCCTGTGAGGATGAGCCCCCAGGACACGGCAAGGCAAAACTGCAAACATTCTCAAATGGGACCCAAGCAATTTCTTTCACTAGATTTCATTTGGTTGCTTCACCAGTTGCCTCATTTTGCCTCTTAAAGATAACAGCACATTCAAAATACTTCAATAAAAGGGGTAAGAGTTGCACGTCTGGATTACTCAAACTTAGCTGGGAAATGCACCTCGTCACTTATTGATGAGGCAGACCTTGGAGTCAACTAGAAAACTCCAGCatggaaatgaaacaaagctaAGCATAAAGGAGCTCTGTTTGCAGAGCAGGATAGcagcagataaaaataatgaatcCTTCAATTACTTTCCTTGTCCCCACTTACCTCCTTGCAGAGGGATGCTGTTCCTGGTAGCTAAAAACCATTCATCATTCACATGCCTGAGAGCAGCATGTGGTTGCTAGGTGGCAATGGGGTTTCTACATCATTATGTTACTCTCCCAGAGGGCTGCAAGTCATCTGTGCACAACAGCTGCTTATTAACTGGTAGTCCATGAAGATTCAAGATTGTCTGTATGGTGGAAGTCTTCCTCCCTTGATCTTTCTCCAGCTCATGCTTTTgaattcttaaaaatacttgGGAGAGGTGTTTAAGTACTGTAGTTCATGGAATTGCTTCTGGTACAACCAGTCGCCCTACAGTGTATTCAGGAGATGGAGAATTAATTAGCAGAGACAGCAGGTGTTATGAGCCTCTAATTCTGTACCTGATACCTGCCCGGACCATCTAAAGCTCTACAGCATTTCATACCAAGATCCAGTGAATGACAGCACCTACTAGCATGCTTCATTCTCTGACAACCTTATCTGAAGCAGACCAGAAGCATCTGATGTTTGTACTTGAACAGCAGGTCAGAAAGTAGGAAGCTCAAACAATCCCACCCAGCTCATATGCCTGGCAGTTCCGAATCAAGAACAAAGTCGACCTTCTGAACACAGTCTGCAGGGCACATATTAGCACTCATGTCAGTGTTATCctgtaaaaaacccagaaaataatCAAGAAGTGAAATTGTGAGCCACATCTGGCCCACAACACCACATTATTAAAATTCAGCATGAGTGATGTGTGTTCCATGCAATGAAGGTTAATACTTAAAGGGACAATCTTGCTCTAAAACAGTCAGAAGGCATGTGGGTTTTCAGGGCAAAGGTCCCATATATCCTACTAGAACTCTGTTAACTCAAAGATGTATATGCTTGATGACAGTCAATCTGACTTGCGCTTTTACAGTCAGGCTGAGGAATGCAACCACATTTAAGGACTGAAACCATGTCTGGTAAAATCCAAGATGCTGTAAGAAATAATTAAGTGGCAGTAGTACAATCAGATCAGCTCTGTGGCTGATTTGAAGTTTGGAAAATGGGAGAAAGGGTAGCATCTCTGGTCTGACTGACTTCCAGAATAAACTACATCAGCAGCTCATATTACATTAAATGTACCTACAATATTAGGTTTCATACAGTTCccttacactgaaaaaaatatttttcaggagtTGATTATACACTTGGGAAcacatttggggaaaataagACAATTTTTGTGTAAAAAACAAAGTCGCAACCTTTATTTGTCACCACACATTTCAAGTACATGCAGaacatatttacatttcttttaaggCAAACAGAAATTGGGTTCTTATTCCTGAGTTGCTTAGCACCAGtagaaatagcaaataaaaacttATGAAACATTGTCTCTCCctttgaagcagcagctgcctaccatgcaaaatatttctgctttcacattgcatttcttttaatgagCTACTTATACTAATAATCTCTATTGCTGTTTGGAACCATTTCTGTAGATTTCAATCTCTTTGCAGGAACATCTTGCCAAGATGTGACAAACTTTCCACGTTTGCTATTTTACCTTACAGACTGTTTGCTGGCTAGGTAGCACAGCAGTACTTCAGCCTTTGCTGCCACATGCATCAAGGTGTTCTCTTCAGAGTATTTTAAGAGTTCTGTATTCCTCCAgtatttcaatggaaaaaaaaaagctccctCAAAGTCTGACTAACATTTGAGCCATCCCCATTGTCTCAAGACTTTAGATCCTTGCTTAAATTTAGGATGttgaaattccatttaaattacAGTGGGAGCATTTACAAGGTTTTTGACACTTTCTGTTTCCCATTGACTGGCTCTATTGAGCCCACTAATTCCAATAGACACTTTTCTCCCATGACTTTTAAGACTATCACAGAACATGATCCTATAAGAAAATGCCTATTCTGTAAAAATTAAAGTTCCTATTTAATGTAAAAGTTTAGTCCAAGCAGAAAGTCAATAGAGCAAAATGGGGTATGACTCTTAAGCGTGCCTTCCTCAGTGACCTGTAGTGtggaaaaagcttttgtttcaaattacaTTCTCTGCTCTTTTTGTGCATTCCTGAAACTGTAGTTTTTGATGACTTGTCAAATACATCAATAACTCAAGGTTTCTATCACCATTTAGTCCCTCTAGGTGTCTGTCTCAAGCAAATCAACGCTTATcacaatttttaaacaaatgctaATATTTACAggtgtttaatttaaaaattcattgaaaaaaatagaCAACTGTGCCTTGATTAAAACTTTTGGTTTAAATTAGTAAAGCAAAAAACTCTAACTaatttcttactattttttaagTTATTAGCTGCTGAGATCAAATGCCTTCCTTCACAACTGTTTCACCTAGTAGCAACACACAACAGCATATTGCACTGGGAATAATCCACATCTGAACATCAAATGTGAAGACATTATCTTTAACAAGGACAAGCAATCTCACAAAGAAACTCTTCACCAAAGGTTTGCCTTTCTCCTACCTCTGAGAGATTATTATGAACTAAGCACCTATGAAAACACAGTAAGAGGGCAGTAAGAGGAACTTGTGAAGCGTCTAACCAATCTATCCCATCAGAAAGCTGGCTCCTGGTAAGGCACCTCTGAACAGAAAGTCTGAGGGCTTTTTGAAGTGAGATGAGTTCAAAAGACTAAAAAAAGGAATGGTTGCTGTTCTGCACCTGGCAACGCCTCTGTACACCATGAACAAAACAGCTTGCTGCAGGTATTCCCaatgagcagctgcagcatagCCTTTTTAtcctcattttgttttctatcaTGTGACCTACGTGCAGCTTTATTTCTAAAATCAGCCCTGCTGATTCTATAACCAGTACATCCTTTGCGAAGAAGTACTTTCTCAGTGATCATTTCAATACTAAGATGCTAGAGAGCTTACAAAATTTTAGAAAGTCTTAAGAATTTCTCCCTTGAAATCCTTGATCTCTAGTCTATTATGCAAAGAGACTGCACCGTATTCAGAGTAAAATATTGTACCCCTTGACAGTGATTGTTTATCCAGTGACTGTTCACCTAGTGCGTTTGTGAAATCTTGTCCTGCTATGCTggttactttgaaaaaaaaatctaggacATCAACACTTCTCTACTTCTTGCCTCTTGTCCAGATGTGTCAGAACTGGCTGGAGCTCAGGTTCTCCTCCACTCAGGTAGGACAGGGGACACATAGGCATTCGTTCAGGCTGTGTCTCCACTACCCATTCTACTAGCAGTGGTAGCAGAAGCTGATTAGCCTCCCCAGGCATCTTACCAAGGTGTAATATTCCAGAGGAAGTTGCATGAATACTTCTTGCATTCAAGACAGTTCAGTGGCCTTGGAGAGTCACGGTACATTTCTGACATACCCTGTGTGTCTCAGCTTGCTTGGGGTGGTACATCACACTCTTGTGATCTCCGAGTTGAAGAATTGGTCCTGCTGCCTCTTTTGAGGATGTCACCACGTTAGCAGTCTGAATCCTTTCATGCAGAAGGAAGAATTTGTAGGCAGGAGTAAGTTTCTGGATAGTTTTGGAATGCTACTCCCAAAGGCACCAACTTCCACATGCAGAGTAAAAGACACTGCTCTTTCTTACAGTCCAGATGAAACAATTACATCcagtttatttataaaacttgTATACACCTGAAATGTCACAAACATTTACAactttcctgctttcttccGAGTTCTAAAAAGGCCGAGTCATACAATTACACTGCTGTCTCCTTTGACTCCAATGCCTGTGGTGGTTTGAAGTTCAGTATCTCTTTATATGTAATGCCTggaaaacaacagaataaacacagcactgctggtCTAATCAGAAAAGGAACCGGACAGACACAGCAAGGTGCAACCCCCAGCACGGTTAGGCTCTGATCTAGTCAGGGAGAGACCTCTTCAggtaaaagagagaaagagtacAAAAAGTAAGGGAATTAAGGATCATTTTTTCACCATGTCAGATCTGAAGAAGCAGCCCAATACTGAAATACTGTATGGGTGCTTTCAAAGGGATGCGAGCATTAACTTTACAGTACAGTGGACAATGTCCTCAGAAAGAGTTACTGAGCAGATCAGCTTTAAAAGTCACATCCTCACTTATAAGCCAAAATACAAACCTCTGATGTTAGATGAAAAATAGATTCAGATTTAAATCTCTGCTGAGATAGgtacattttctctccctgagAGAATCTTACCTAAAATTAAGGCTAGCAAATGTTGCACAGCCAACAGTTGAGGAATCCATTTGCCTGTTCTATCCAGTGGAAGAAACATGTTACaaaaacagtttctttcctACATTGCAGAAGATGGGAGGACAGACACTTGAAGACGGACCTCCATTACAACACAAAGAAGAAACCTTTAGGCATCATTCCAGGAGGACTTAATAAGAGGAACATTGGCTTATCAGTAGCATTTCTCTACCTTAATGCTGTCTATTTACTCTGTTCAATCAAAAGCAGGGAAAGTAATTTGTGAAGGAGAACATTCCTATTTCTGGATGACCTTTGTAtctagttattttttaaaagatcacaAAACTGAACTCACGCTTCCATTCATCTAGTGGAAGATCCATATTATCAAACGTGTCATCATATTTCTCAGCTTCAATTTCTTCCTCAGGATCATGAATTGGTTCAAAGTACGGATGCATCAAAGCCTCAGCTGCTGTGACTCGCTTCTCTGCATCCAGCACCAGCATCTTCTCCAAAAGGTTTACAGCTAttgcacagaaaacacagtgtATTCAAATCAAGCCATTGATTCCAGCTTGTACACAGTAATGTTGCCCTGGagatatttcaaataaatacacagtTAAAAAGCAGAATCGTTGGGTGTTCATTCTATAGCCAGTGGGGCCCATGTGTGTGACAAAACAGGGCTGTGAGCAAGCAGATATGCTCCCTTGCTTCTGGATGCAATTACAGCCACATCACCTCAGCTAACGACTTCTCAGCTTCTGGCTCCAGGACCACTGAGCTTGGGGCTTTCCCAGGTGTCTTTCATCATTGCCACTGTGTTGTGGTTCTAAGGTGCATCATAACCTGACAGCAGCAGAGTGAACAGGTGGGCATAGTGCTAATCAGAATTGCTCTGTATGTGATCAAATCCAAGCCCAAGTACACTTTGAAGCTCACTAAGAGAAGTTAGTTGTTCACGCACAGAATCCCAGCACTGACTTTATCTGCTGTGTGTTTTCGACCTTAGCCAAAACAATCCATGAAAATCTTGTATGTTCCTCTCCAGTGGATTTTGGATCAGGTCCACTGTTAGACTGTCAAAATGGGCTAGTGTAAACAGATATGAAGAAAGAACGTTCCTGGATTGGGTGGAGCAGCTGAAAAGAAGGGGCAGCAGTGTGGACAGGATACTGCAACCCCTGCTTGCCATGTCATGGGTTCTCTCCAGCCTTCTCTCCCAGACCATGAGCAGTTGTTCTCTATGTAAGGAGTAGCCAGATGGCCACAGAGGTGACAGGAAGAAATGTCCTAAAAACTAAATGGAAATCTGTAGTTTGCTGTAACCGAGAAGGTCAATGAGCTAACCATGCAGTCAGGGTGCTTATTAATCATGTTTATTTCTTCCGTATCTGAACATACAATTTTAACTTCTTAAACTGAGAAACTTCAATTATCCTTATTTATATTCTAATAAAACTGGCTTTGTGAGTGTTCAGGTCATTGGGGAACGGATAAGGTTTGGGCAAAGCCATCTCAGAGCTCTGGCTGCTTTGGGTCATGTCACAGTTATGCACACTTGGTATGCTCTTTTGGCTGTTTATATCTGTCAAATCCAAGCCAGTGCTTCTCAGGAATGCACAGATGTTTCTCAGGATGTATTAAGTCCATGACTAAAATGTCCGCTTTCTATTTGCTTGCATTTCAACTGTAGATCAGACTGAGCTTTCAGAATTATATTTCAGAtagaatacagagaaaaaaaaatattacatatatttaatcTCCCAGGGCTCTTGAGAAAGCTGCTCCAGTAAAACCATTAAGCAGATGCTGGATCAAAGCCTAAAAcgcaaaatactttttttgatGCTTCTAAGAAACATCTGATTTCTGGCAGTGTCTAAACTTGGCAAAGTTCAGCCACTAAAATCAAAATTACAAATTATGGAAAGCAAGAGATAGAAAAGCACAAGAACTATCACATAACCTATCACACGACCgatactgctgctgcttccaatGCAAACACAAGAACAAGACAAATTGTACACATCCACAGAAACTGTCTTACCCAAAGGATTCGCATACTTCAAGATGGatgcaaaatcttttttctggACTTTTGGAAGGCTTTTGATATAGTTTTTTGCCTTAAAAGAAACATGGATATTAAATTAGATCTTTGCCACCTTTGTACTGTGACATTAACAATATGCTGAATAGGCAATTCAACAATGCTTTGATAGCACATtgtacaaattaatttttgggGGGGTCATAAACCCTGATTATATTTCACCTTCTTGttgaaagaaactttttttttaaaccaagccTTAAAATTGTGGTTGAGAAATAACAATGTAAAGCTTTAATTATTAGTGCTccatatttaatatattaattagAATAAATATGTATGCATCATTCGAAAGAATGTCATGATGAGTTTACAGGAATCTCTAGAAATGAACCTTATACAGtaattcattaatatttaaattatatagTTAGTGTAATGAATAATTTTAGGTTCTTTATAGTAGGGGCTTAAGGATTCTAGAAGGACATCCACGTAAGAATAGGAAGAAAGTCAAGAGACATCTGCAAACAGCTGCATTTCTAAACACGTTCATGTTTTCAGTACATTTCCAATAAAAGCAGTAATGCACCAGATCAACTGTTTGTATGGTACATACTGGAAACTTTGAAGTATTTAAACATATGGATTTTTCAAGTGTTCTGATCCTTttctgccccaccccccccccccccccccccaatctcCAGTAGGATTCTGGGTGTGTAAAGCACTTCAAGGCAGAGATTGTACCACCAGGGGCCATTTCAGTAGTCAACCCATATTACCTCAACCAGTCTAAGAACTGAGCATGGCTTAAGTAAAATTAAGACATGTAAAACCAATTGACAAAGCAGAATACTCACATCTTGACTGTGCAGTTTTTGAACAAAATCTTGAGTAGGTGTACCcgttattttcattatttctgtgagTTGGTCCAGATCTGAATACCAGAAATAATGAACAAAGTCTGTCACCACAAGAAAACTAAGCACCCTGCAAAACCCATGAGTTTCTTTGctatgggagaaaaaaagcaaaaatcacagTGCAATGACTGAACGGAAGATTTATAAAAGGTGAGATTAAAGTTCtccatttttcttgcaaaaggCAAAGATACTGAAAGCACCTGAAATAAAAGATCCTATTTCTGATATCCTATAACTTGTGAACACATAATCGAATCATCTGCAAACTCCTTTAATATATATCATCAGGCCTCCTCCATATTTTTGGTCAAAATCAGTCCAAAAGTATTGAAGTATCTGAACAATCAACACACGTATTGCATGCATTGCCCTGGTCTATCCAATACTTAGGTGACATAGAGGCAGAAGTCACAGGGAACATCAGGTGGTATgataaacagaacaaaaatcagAGGAAACCAGTCTGTGTTAGTTCTTCTCCACACTGAGAAACTTcaagaggaataaaattaatCCTTCTCCTCCTCATTTCCCGCATGCTTAGCTTGATTCCAGATGCTGAGATGCTAAGAGTGGGTGAGAcatcaaaacactccctaaccTCCTGTGTCCTAAACCAGCACAGATTAATCAGGAACAATGTTAGCTGTTTCAGAGAAGAAACACCATATTTACAGGAGGCTAATGCTGCAGAGAACAGCTTATGACTCGTTTGCTTCTCTGGCAAGAGCAGCAGATGAGAAGCTAGAGCAGAGCTTAGGGCACACAAGAATTCCACCAACCTCTGCAGAAAAAGGCAATGGTGGGTAATGCTgatgaaataaacaaaatcccATACCAAGTTTGCGGGATAACCTATTCATAacagcaaaccaaaaaacccttaaattagttattttcttatttacCTACCCACAGCTGAACCCACAGCTGCATTTCCCTGACAATAGATAATACTGGCTCATATGCTCAAAGGCCAGCAAGAAGTAGCATGCTGGGGTCATTTCCTTTGTAACACATGGTTGTAGAACTTCAGCCAATAGTTCTGAAAACTCTGGAACTCCAATTAACTAGTTTTTCCACTCTTACGTTTACAGTGCAACTTGAAAATGATGActcattcattttcttatttatgtACCAGAATGCTCAAGGTTAGCATTGGTTGAGAAATGCTACGTGTTAGTCAACGGCTGTTCTTTGGCagatattttagtattttcttgttAAGAACTAATGTGTACTTAAAATCTGTACAGCTGAAGTAATTTGATGTATTCTACTTTTTCATAGTCCCTGGCATTTTTTTGGTGAATGCCATCTTCCCCTTTTATGTTTTTCCTCACAAAACAAGACTAATATGATTCTGTGCAATGAGGTCCTAGTCCGACATGTAAGTacttaaatacaaatataactAAAATTAAACaactgtgattctgtgactctgtaAACAAGTACTTGCAGGTAAGTGATTTATTGACTGGAACTCCACAAGGGGAAAAGCAGTGCAAAATGATTAGGCTGAGCTGTCAAACATgcaaagctggaaaacaaaaaaaaaaaagataaaatcttgCTGTCTTCTGTTAACACCATCCTCTATTAACTAGCACAACTACTACTGCCAATGAAGTATCACTTGGGGCTGACTTATGGCTTAATCTGAACTATTTTCTTAATTCTTCAGCAATGAAATGATAGGCCTAgatgttttctgtaaatgtaaaacatttcacTAGATGTTACTTACACAGCATGTTTTGGTACAAGTATCAAAAAGCATAAAATGGACTAGCATGTGCACATAAGTCCATATACTACAACAGAATCTTCTGTACATGTTCTGGAATTGTGAAATctattactaaaaaaaattaaaatatgccTTTTCTATCATCACAGAATCTTTTACCTGATGATCTGAGATGTGATTCAAAGAtcacctctttttctttattgaaaaaaatcagtaatacaAGTTTTAATTTGCAGATGTGCAAAAGTGGTACAGATAATAACCAATTAATGAGAAAGGTGCAagcattttactttcatttcaaTTTATGCTCATCAGTTTTTGAACAGACCTACTGTGTCACATAAGAACCTCTCATCATTTTCTTACATGATTGTCATAAATTCACTGAAGGATACGATCATTTCCTTTGAACAGAGGCCTCCCTGTTATCATCTCAGCCATTATACAGCCCACAGACCAGAtgtcaactgaaaaaaagaccaACAGTCACATTAAATTGCTGAATACTTGTCCTTTTAAATGTACataaagtttaatttaaaacatactttaaaTAAGTGTAGAATTTACATTTATGGCctgttacaaaataaattagagCCTTGACATGTATGATGACAGTTTAGGTAAAACTACCAGCCCTTCTAATTAGCAAACTGGAGATAATCTGATAATAAGCAGTATCAGTTTCTCAGTAACAGGCAGATACATGTTGTAAGtaaattttcagttcttccaAAAACCTCTGTAGTTATCCTAGTGTTACTTGAATTCCCTCCTTCTGCCATTTTCCCCTGCCTGTTCTGAGTTACAATCAGCACACCTTTGCAGGAAGATGACAGTCAGTGCAGAGCACAAGAACATGGACCAGACCGTCACATCCATATACATTTATATCACTTTTTTCCAACCACGTTAGTACTTTCTGCTACTCAGAAAatataccaaaaaaaatatccaaactCACAACCAGCAAGCGATTACCTGCAGTTTATCTACAAGGAAGCTTTGCATAATTATACTGTCATTTCCACCTCTGATTTCTCATTCACTTCAGAAACAAATACTTGCTTACAGGTTGCCTGATTCAGTGAATGCTTTAGCTCTATTAAGACGTTTCTGAAGAGATGCTGACCTGTTTGTGTGTAATGCATCCAGTTAAGTATGACCTCTGGGGCTCTGTACCACCTTGTAACCACATAACCGGTCATCTCACTGTCTGTATGTCTTGCCAATCCGAAATCCAGAATCTGTAGTGGAAGCACAAAAAACATCCTGGTCAGACAGCTAGTTATTTATTTCATACAGACTttacaaatgtgaaaaataaaagaactggagaaatctgcagatattggtttatttttgcatctttttctcACTGAAGTGCCTTGTtctcaatttaaaaatcaagacagaagcagcaaggagctttacaaatatttttttctccaagttaGATACTCCTATAGCAACATAAAAACCtgtaaaaccagcaaagaaattaataaattcttcaattattaattaaaaatatactggACACACTCAATGCAAAAAATTCCCTGGCCATGTAACCACCATCATATCATCTTAGGGCTAAAAGAACAGCACGTGTCTTAGTGTTCATTGCTCTCATATCCCAGGTGGCACAATCAAGAGTGTGTTCCAATAATATTCTTGAGTAAGGAggtatctatctatctatagTATATATAGAGTGACAGGGCAGACGTTTTTAGTAGGAGCACCTGCACATTACTATACCAACAGTGATGTTTTTGTAATACTCTCtgtaattaaacatttttaaatatttcaggataGTTTCATCACTCCCTggcaaacatttcaaaatattgcCAGACAGAGTCACCTTTCCCTGGCactcacagaaaggaaaattatattttcattcataGATCAAGAGTATAAAATGTTATGGCCTATCTTTATTGCCACACTTCAAACataatttccttgttttccctATAACTGCTGATTACCTACCAATTTAAAAACAGGAATAGGCTGCAGAGATTTTTATTCTTACGAATAAAATGCACTTGATTACAGCCGATCCTTTAGGTACTGAAAATTTACTGGACTCAAAATATTTGCAACAGCAAAATACCCTTTTATATGCAGCTTTCAAATTTATTCTAGGTATACAGCGCACGTTATGTTTTCTCAGTAACACCAGAGACagggtggaggaaaaaaaag
Encoded proteins:
- the MAPK12 gene encoding mitogen-activated protein kinase 12, which codes for MSSPKNGFYRQEITKTLWEVRDRYRDLQPVGSGAYGAVCSAVDGRSGTKVAIKKLYRPFQSELFAKRAYRELRLLKHMKHENVIGILDVFTPDVTLEKFNDFYLVMPFMGTDLSKIMKHEKLTEDRIQFLVYQMLKGLKYIHSSGIIHRDLKPGNLAVNEDCELKILDFGLARHTDSEMTGYVVTRWYRAPEVILNWMHYTQTVDIWSVGCIMAEMITGRPLFKGNDHLDQLTEIMKITGTPTQDFVQKLHSQDAKNYIKSLPKVQKKDFASILKYANPLAVNLLEKMLVLDAEKRVTAAEALMHPYFEPIHDPEEEIEAEKYDDTFDNMDLPLDEWKRITYKEILNFKPPQALESKETAV